The Toxorhynchites rutilus septentrionalis strain SRP chromosome 1, ASM2978413v1, whole genome shotgun sequence genome contains the following window.
CTATAAGCAGAGTTGCACAGTTTCATCAATATCACTGACAACTAACGTGCAACGTTAGTCACTTGCTACTGACGAAATTCTtggtcaaatggtgactgacgGAGTACGATGCAACACGATACCTGTTGCCGAGCTCCGTTAATACGCTTTGACCGATCAAGTAGGCTGTAAAAATGTCCGTAACGAATTGTTGATAGTCGTAGATTGTATTTAATTTTCAACGAGCAAAGTTACGATTTCCGTTCCGGTTGTTGagtttgatttttgtttaaagAATTATTATGCCGATAGGTGAGAACAGTAGTGTGGGGTGTTCCTCTATGCAGAGAAAGCGAACTCACGGTAGGAAAAGTTTTGCCGAAATTGCCAAAAAGTGTTGCAAAATCGAAGGCATTAAATATTATTGTGCTATTGATCCTGACAGTGGTTGTACTTATATACAGGAGAATTACAATTCAGGAAATTTGGTACGACACTTCCGGAACAAACATAAAACGGCAGCGGAAATTAAAAGGCTCTTTCCCGATGGAAATCAAGAAAAAAGATCACGAGTAATGACTAAGCGCCTTGTTTCCGTCGACAAGCGAACGTATGTCGAAGGAACCATAAAGCTTGTCACGCAACACAACCTGCCTTTGAACTGCTTTCAATGGGAGGGTCTGAAAATGTTGCTTGATCCTATAGCAGATGCTGTGAACATAAAAGTATCCAGATCAAACATCAAGGTTTGGATTTCTGCAGCAGCTAACAAACTAAAATCAATAATGGCAgtcgaaatgaaacacaagctgGTATCTATCAAATTGGATTCTGCATCACGGCATGGTCGTCACGTTCTCGGAATCAACGCACAGTACGAATTAACGGAAAATTGGTGATTCGAACCTTGGGTATTTTCGTTTATGTATATTTCTTTATTGCCAACGAATTAATGTTGATCTCTGTTGTAGGAATGATTGAAGTAGACCAGAGACAAACTGCTGTGTTTTTGCGTGATAAAGTATTGGAAACATTGCGTGTCTATGATTTGAAGTTGGAGCAAATCTTTAGCATTACGGTGGACAACGGCAGCAACATGGTTGCTgccgtaaaaaaaattaaatctttgCTGAATGAGTCCATTGCAGTATCGACTTTATTGTTCGAAGATGATGAGAACATACCACAGAAAAGAGACCTCATTGAAGAGCTTGAGCTAGAGTGGGATGCACGGATATCCCTTGATCGGTGCGCGGTTCATTCCCTCCAACTTTGCGGATGTTTTTGATAAAGCTGATCCGAATCTTAAATGCATCACGGAAGTAGTACGTCATCTACGTCAAATTAAATATAAATCATTCGTCGAGGTTCAACAACTTGCCCTCCCTCCGCTCTGGTCACCAACACGTTGGGGCGGTAAATACAAAATGTGGTCTAGCATTTTAAAGCAAGAAGCGAAATTTGTTGAACTGGGAACTCAGTATTCTGAAATGTGTAAATTAAGACAATTTAATCGTTCCAATAAATAAatgtaagaaaaaaatacattttcaggTTTGGGCAAGGATGATTGGAGATTTATCAGAGATTACGTTGATGCTACCAGGCCATACTATCACTGTACAAAGGTTATGCAGGCCGATCATTATCCCTTGTCACAATTCTACATCGACTGGTTGGTTGCCATTCAGGAGGTCAGTATGCTGAAAGGCAATCCTTTCTCTAATGCCCTTGTATCAACATGCACAAATCGATTGGAACGTCTTCGCAACAACATGGCATTTAAGGCATCTTTATATTTGGATCCGAGGTTGAACTTCCTTGATTCTACAGTTTTTGAGTCTACTAATGAGAAAGCAGAAATTCAGGTATTTTTCAGTAACGTGCACGTACACCCAacctttttctatttttttttatgtaaatgaaTTATAAAATTCTTTTGGtaatataattttgattttttttttgtttttcaaacaaaaaaacatttttagacattatttttatcaattcttATGTTGAATTATGTTAAAATAATATGTTCTTTTCAGAATTTTATTGCAGATACTTGGAAACGAATTCGCTCTCTAAGCCCAGTGGTGTCTTCTGATGAAAAGGAACACACGAATGCATTTGACTTTAACGACAAAGTCGATGATATATTGACCAAAATGTTTGGTGGGACATTCAATACAAGCTCTGACAATTCTTCAACTTTTTATAATCAAATAAGAGCTTTGGATACACAGGATCGTCAGCCCCATACTTTCAATGTGTGGAAACAATGGGTAGCTCGTAAATATACCCACCCGGAACTACACTCCGTAGCTATGGTTGTTTTGGCTACACCGTCCAGTCAGGTATCGGTTGAAAGAGCGTTCAGTGCATTGGCGATAATCCTTTCTGATCAGAGAACTGGTTTAGGAGCGGAAACCCTTTCTAATATTCTTCTAGTCAAATTGAACAAGGATCTTTCAGATAAGGTTATGTCAGACCTTTACATCTGGAACGACACAATCACAGAGATGAATTCAAACAACTAGATTGCAAGACAGGTTTTATATTACTAGATATATGTTAAGGGTTATTATATGAGAACAGATGTTTGTTGAATTGAGTTTGCTTGAAGCAATGTTTCAATAAAAGACGAACTTAATCttgttaataaaaaatataatttaaaacaacTTCCCACCTCTTTTCTTACAAAAATTCCAATACAACTCTCTCGtaacatttgaaaatttctatagtttttgtttcatttttcaggTTGCTCTTTTATGAATCagtcatgccaaatcgataaagtggttctcagattttcatgaaaattggtagtttcgtTTCTTATCGCAGGATAtgagactcgtatttttttattgttccattagggtgcccatttccattttaaaattcagtggtccaaaaaatccatttttcccctttttccaaaagtgattttttttcaaaaattcataacttttgaactactggaccgacttagatgatcgacatatcaaattgaatccaataagcctaaattgaaaaaatatattacacttgcgaaaaattggatttagttttcgtaat
Protein-coding sequences here:
- the LOC129761896 gene encoding uncharacterized protein LOC129761896, whose protein sequence is MAFKASLYLDPRLNFLDSTVFESTNEKAEIQNFIADTWKRIRSLSPVVSSDEKEHTNAFDFNDKVDDILTKMFGGTFNTSSDNSSTFYNQIRALDTQDRQPHTFNVWKQWVARKYTHPELHSVAMVVLATPSSQVSVERAFSALAIILSDQRTGLGAETLSNILLVKLNKDLSDKVMSDLYIWNDTITEMNSNN